From the Desulforhopalus sp. genome, one window contains:
- a CDS encoding ATP-dependent DNA helicase codes for MIDIEDIFKEGGTLAAGLMNFEPREGQKAMAKAVASVLCPPMAGADNSDPSSKILIVEAETGIGKTLAYLIPAVLSGKRVVVSTATLNLQDQIIEKDIPLVARILGQDVVALCLKGRQNYLCLYRWYQYRSNPQLSLYAEPWVEKIDTWLQDTGTGDRAELDWLGEKSGFWPKVSCHSSQCLGGDCPESTGCFINLLRKQAGSCQLIVVNHHLLFSDLALRKAGFGEVLPRYEVVIFDEAHHLENIASMFFGKSFSQYQLVDLLNDIEIQAKTDLLPAIADRLLSAQSGLKVRADAFAQIFPVHLGRFPLEPLIEEISKERWHEEVELLSTGMTGLIDCLKAIEGYGEGWLHLAGRANDLNCILREIALFDGIKSQDFVYWYEKRERSVTLSATPIKVADELREQLYAAVTSCVLTSATLSSGGSFGYIKERLGLNDSAEFLQFRSPFDYENRTLLYIPETGFPEPTGEGFLKSVCARIFELLQLSRGRALILCTSYKGMDALAAFLEERLDYPILLQGTASRNSLLRSFREETHSVLLATASFWEGVDVVGESLSCVIIDKLPFEVPSDPVIQARIAQIKEGGGNPFFDFQVPRAILALRQGVGRLMRSSADRGVIAIMDVRLVTKGYGRTFLKSLPPSPVTRDLSDVEAFFQTTETG; via the coding sequence ATGATCGATATTGAGGACATTTTTAAGGAAGGAGGGACGTTGGCCGCGGGCCTTATGAACTTCGAGCCCCGGGAAGGGCAAAAAGCCATGGCCAAAGCAGTTGCCTCGGTTTTATGTCCACCGATGGCTGGGGCGGACAACTCCGATCCTTCCTCGAAGATACTCATAGTCGAAGCGGAGACCGGAATAGGCAAGACCCTGGCGTATCTCATTCCAGCTGTCTTGTCAGGAAAGAGAGTCGTGGTGTCGACTGCTACCCTCAACCTGCAAGATCAAATTATTGAAAAAGATATTCCGCTTGTTGCTCGTATCCTGGGGCAGGATGTAGTCGCCCTTTGCCTTAAGGGCCGACAAAACTACCTTTGTTTGTACCGGTGGTATCAATACCGGAGCAATCCCCAGCTCTCGCTGTATGCTGAGCCTTGGGTGGAAAAGATCGATACCTGGCTGCAGGATACCGGCACCGGGGACAGGGCCGAATTGGATTGGCTTGGCGAAAAATCGGGATTTTGGCCAAAAGTATCCTGCCACAGCAGTCAGTGTCTTGGTGGAGATTGTCCGGAGTCGACAGGTTGTTTTATTAACTTGCTGCGGAAACAGGCGGGCTCTTGCCAGTTGATAGTTGTCAATCATCACCTTTTATTCTCTGACCTGGCTCTGCGAAAGGCCGGTTTTGGAGAGGTTTTACCCCGTTATGAAGTGGTGATTTTTGATGAGGCACACCACCTGGAAAATATTGCCTCGATGTTTTTTGGTAAGAGTTTTAGCCAGTATCAGCTGGTGGACTTACTTAATGATATCGAAATCCAAGCGAAAACAGATCTTCTTCCGGCAATTGCCGATCGTTTGTTGTCGGCGCAGAGTGGCCTGAAAGTGCGAGCAGATGCTTTTGCCCAAATTTTCCCGGTCCATTTGGGAAGGTTTCCTCTTGAACCCTTGATTGAGGAAATATCCAAAGAGCGCTGGCATGAGGAGGTCGAACTGTTGTCCACTGGGATGACAGGGCTCATCGACTGTCTCAAGGCCATCGAAGGGTATGGCGAGGGCTGGTTGCATCTGGCGGGCAGGGCGAACGACCTGAATTGCATATTGCGGGAGATTGCCCTATTTGACGGCATCAAGAGTCAGGACTTTGTATATTGGTATGAAAAAAGAGAGCGCTCTGTAACCCTTTCAGCCACCCCAATCAAGGTTGCTGATGAACTGAGAGAGCAGCTTTATGCCGCGGTTACATCCTGTGTCTTGACCTCGGCAACACTCTCGTCCGGTGGCTCGTTCGGCTATATCAAAGAGCGGCTTGGCTTAAATGATTCTGCCGAGTTTCTGCAGTTCCGTTCGCCTTTTGATTATGAAAATAGGACTTTGCTGTATATACCGGAAACTGGCTTTCCAGAACCGACGGGTGAAGGATTTCTGAAAAGTGTTTGTGCCCGAATTTTTGAACTGCTACAGCTCAGTAGGGGGCGAGCGCTCATTCTTTGTACCAGCTACAAAGGGATGGATGCTCTGGCAGCGTTTCTTGAAGAGCGCCTTGATTACCCCATTCTTCTTCAGGGGACTGCATCGCGAAATTCGTTATTGCGAAGCTTTCGGGAGGAGACGCATTCGGTATTGCTCGCCACGGCAAGTTTTTGGGAAGGTGTTGATGTCGTTGGCGAATCACTGAGTTGTGTTATTATCGATAAGCTGCCATTTGAGGTTCCCAGCGATCCGGTCATCCAAGCTCGGATTGCCCAGATTAAAGAAGGAGGCGGCAACCCTTTTTTCGATTTTCAGGTGCCGAGGGCGATACTGGCTCTGCGCCAAGGGGTAGGGAGGCTTATGCGCTCATCGGCCGATAGAGGGGTTATCGCTATCATGGATGTTCGTCTAGTTACCAAAGGCTATGGACGGACGTTTTTGAAAAGCCTGCCTCCTTCGCCGGTGACAAGAGACCTGAGTGATGTAGAGGCATTTTTTCAAACGACTGAAACTGGTTAA
- a CDS encoding polyprenyl synthetase family protein — protein MDQMDVVLAAVRSEATKINEYMRADLADLQSTTDGLLFEVLDYGLFTGGKRIRPLLAVLAARLCGSCGEEAYRLGCAFEYLHAATLFHDDIIDNSVTRRGKKSVCKQFGTVPAILAGDFLLALAMSTVGKYAGDKGLAIFCGATTGMVDGEFMQLRNASKHNLSELEYYDAIMMKTGLLIAAACEIGAIYGGGTPGQVKALRDYGVNLGCAFQIIDDLLDYLGDPARTGKTVGNDLVEGKITLPLILAMNSAAAGDRERLLAILANKEERSECVQEVSDIIARSGGFTAAREKAKAAVENAIASLQEFQSPKTLFERNVLEGVARYVLTRDK, from the coding sequence ATGGATCAGATGGATGTGGTTCTTGCTGCTGTCAGGTCGGAGGCAACAAAGATTAATGAATATATGCGAGCGGATCTCGCCGATTTGCAATCGACTACCGATGGCCTGTTGTTTGAGGTTCTCGATTATGGCTTATTTACCGGCGGCAAACGCATCAGGCCACTTCTGGCAGTACTTGCCGCGAGACTCTGCGGTAGTTGCGGTGAAGAGGCATATCGCCTAGGCTGTGCCTTCGAGTATCTGCACGCCGCCACCCTGTTTCACGATGATATTATCGATAATTCGGTAACGCGTAGGGGAAAGAAGTCGGTATGCAAACAGTTTGGAACCGTTCCGGCCATTCTCGCAGGAGATTTCCTTCTGGCGCTCGCTATGTCGACGGTTGGTAAATACGCGGGGGATAAGGGCCTGGCGATTTTTTGTGGCGCTACGACCGGCATGGTCGATGGTGAATTCATGCAGCTCCGCAATGCATCAAAGCATAATCTCTCCGAATTGGAGTACTATGATGCAATTATGATGAAGACCGGGCTTCTTATAGCCGCCGCCTGCGAGATAGGGGCAATCTATGGAGGTGGAACCCCTGGACAGGTCAAGGCCTTGCGTGACTACGGTGTCAACCTTGGCTGCGCCTTTCAGATCATCGATGATTTGCTTGACTACCTTGGCGACCCGGCAAGAACCGGCAAGACGGTAGGCAACGATCTGGTGGAGGGCAAGATTACCCTGCCGCTTATTTTAGCAATGAACAGCGCTGCTGCGGGCGACCGAGAAAGGCTGTTGGCAATTCTCGCGAACAAAGAGGAACGCTCAGAGTGTGTCCAGGAAGTTTCTGATATTATAGCGAGATCAGGTGGATTTACAGCAGCGAGGGAAAAAGCGAAGGCCGCTGTTGAAAATGCCATAGCCAGCTTGCAAGAATTCCAATCGCCCAAAACCCTTTTTGAACGAAATGTCCTTGAAGGTGTTGCTCGGTATGTCCTGACAAGAGACAAATAA
- a CDS encoding divergent polysaccharide deacetylase family protein: protein MNSFNQKRQIKKTAKRDSTMFSMLPRIVSIIALLCFLVFSLCAVGYVVFFRTVLAQEIPTDNNSTLAFEEPESSLNRDGVKTKVAVGNVVEVDEGQPSIPKLELPKVAIIIDDLGYDEAIGLQLLKFPIELTYSFLPFAPYTRKLERLAHRAGKTVFLHLPLEPKDSAFNPGPGALFLEDSVETQKDKLVKCLQEVPHAVGINNHMGSAFTENTLAMANIMEMIKGRSLLFVDSITTPKSEGLRTARAVEIKSAGRGVFLDNDLEETKICVQLDSLVRMSERNGWAIGIAHPRRATVNALLTCGDKYRRKVKYVSVREVL, encoded by the coding sequence ATGAATAGTTTCAACCAGAAACGCCAGATCAAGAAGACTGCGAAGCGTGACAGCACTATGTTTTCCATGCTCCCGCGGATTGTATCCATCATAGCTTTGCTGTGTTTTCTTGTTTTTTCATTGTGCGCCGTAGGCTATGTGGTTTTCTTTCGTACGGTTTTGGCCCAGGAGATTCCGACAGATAATAACAGTACCCTGGCCTTCGAAGAACCCGAATCATCGCTGAACAGAGATGGCGTCAAAACAAAGGTTGCCGTTGGGAATGTTGTCGAAGTTGACGAAGGACAGCCCTCTATCCCAAAGCTGGAACTACCGAAGGTGGCGATCATTATCGATGACCTTGGATATGATGAGGCGATAGGGCTCCAATTATTGAAATTCCCCATCGAGTTGACTTACTCATTCCTCCCCTTTGCTCCATATACCAGAAAGCTCGAAAGGCTTGCGCATCGGGCTGGGAAAACGGTATTTCTCCATTTGCCTCTTGAGCCAAAGGATAGTGCATTCAACCCAGGCCCAGGTGCTTTATTTCTTGAAGATTCTGTGGAAACCCAAAAGGACAAGCTCGTAAAATGCTTACAAGAAGTCCCGCATGCGGTTGGTATTAATAACCATATGGGATCAGCTTTTACTGAGAACACATTGGCTATGGCCAATATCATGGAAATGATAAAAGGTCGGTCTTTGCTGTTTGTAGACAGTATCACTACTCCTAAGAGCGAAGGTTTGCGGACTGCTCGGGCGGTGGAGATTAAAAGCGCTGGAAGAGGTGTTTTCCTTGATAATGACCTGGAAGAGACAAAGATTTGCGTTCAGCTTGACAGCTTGGTTAGAATGTCGGAGAGAAATGGATGGGCTATCGGTATAGCCCATCCCCGCCGTGCTACTGTTAATGCTCTTTTGACGTGTGGCGACAAATATCGCAGGAAGGTCAAATATGTAAGCGTTAGGGAGGTTTTGTAA